A single window of Granulicella sibirica DNA harbors:
- a CDS encoding MoaD/ThiS family protein → MKIHIPTPLRAYTGAQETITLEATSVAAALDALTDKHPDLRQHLFTPEGKTRSFVNIYLNDDDVRYLPEKEQSPVKESDELTIIPSIAGGCCCL, encoded by the coding sequence ATGAAGATTCACATTCCTACACCTTTGCGTGCTTACACCGGCGCTCAGGAGACCATTACGCTCGAAGCAACGAGTGTGGCTGCGGCGCTCGATGCGTTGACCGACAAGCATCCAGACCTGCGCCAGCATCTCTTCACGCCGGAAGGCAAGACGCGCTCGTTCGTGAACATCTACCTCAACGACGACGACGTTCGTTACCTTCCCGAGAAGGAACAGTCGCCCGTCAAGGAATCCGACGAACTGACGATCATCCCCTCGATCGCCGGTGGTTGTTGTTGTCTGTAA
- a CDS encoding MFS transporter has translation MLGLLSLLLVITYLDRVCLAIAGPRMQDALHIGPVGWGWVTGMFTVAYAVFEIPSGSLGDRIGPRRVLTRIVLWWSLFTSLTGAVSSYGILLVTRFCFGMGEAGAYPNAGIAISRWFSLERRTSAWGVVLTASQLGGALAPLLVVPIQIRYGWRASFYLFGCLGVAWSAAWYWWFRDFPAEMPGISAKEVAETRAVAQGHRALPLMVGLRSGNLWCVMLMAASYGYTLYFFSRGFRRT, from the coding sequence GTGCTTGGTCTGCTTTCGCTTCTGCTTGTGATTACGTACCTGGACCGGGTGTGCCTTGCGATTGCGGGGCCACGGATGCAGGATGCGTTGCACATCGGGCCGGTGGGGTGGGGCTGGGTGACGGGGATGTTCACGGTTGCGTATGCGGTGTTTGAGATCCCGAGCGGGTCGCTGGGGGATCGGATCGGGCCACGCCGGGTTCTGACGCGGATCGTGCTCTGGTGGTCGTTGTTTACGTCGTTGACCGGGGCGGTGTCCAGCTACGGGATCCTCCTGGTGACTCGGTTCTGCTTTGGAATGGGTGAGGCGGGGGCGTATCCCAACGCAGGGATCGCGATCTCACGATGGTTCTCCCTGGAGAGACGAACTTCGGCGTGGGGTGTTGTGCTGACGGCCAGTCAACTGGGCGGTGCGTTGGCTCCGCTGCTCGTTGTTCCGATCCAGATCCGGTATGGCTGGCGGGCTTCGTTCTACCTGTTCGGGTGCCTGGGTGTGGCGTGGTCGGCGGCGTGGTACTGGTGGTTTCGGGACTTCCCGGCGGAGATGCCGGGGATCAGCGCCAAAGAGGTCGCCGAGACCAGGGCTGTGGCCCAGGGGCATCGGGCGCTGCCGCTGATGGTTGGGCTTCGTAGTGGGAATCTCTGGTGCGTGATGTTGATGGCGGCGAGCTATGGGTACACGCTTTACTTTTTCAGTCGTGGTTTCCGACGTACCTAA
- a CDS encoding MFS transporter, with protein MKGRGFTEAGLLLACLPFLVAAAANFCGGFLSEALTRRLGLKWGRRWLGCFGLGSAALLLTAAMLTEQRMWSLVFLSLSFGAITLQQPGVLAVCLDLGGRRYAGAVTGAMNTATFLSAFVSSIAYGYIVKGYGYNAPFVPMIGLLVVGSGIWFGIDATREVVVEV; from the coding sequence ATGAAGGGGCGAGGGTTTACCGAAGCGGGGCTTCTGCTGGCTTGCCTGCCGTTCCTCGTGGCGGCGGCTGCGAACTTCTGCGGCGGTTTCCTGAGTGAAGCGCTGACGCGGCGGTTGGGGCTGAAGTGGGGGCGGCGGTGGCTGGGATGCTTTGGCTTAGGGAGCGCGGCGCTCCTGTTGACGGCGGCGATGCTGACCGAGCAGAGGATGTGGTCCCTGGTGTTCCTGTCGCTTTCCTTCGGGGCGATTACGCTGCAGCAGCCGGGGGTTCTCGCGGTGTGTCTGGATCTGGGCGGCAGGAGGTATGCGGGGGCGGTGACCGGTGCGATGAATACGGCTACGTTTCTCTCGGCTTTCGTGTCTTCGATCGCCTATGGGTACATCGTGAAAGGCTATGGGTATAACGCGCCCTTTGTGCCGATGATCGGGCTGCTTGTGGTGGGATCGGGGATTTGGTTCGGGATTGATGCTACGCGGGAGGTGGTCGTGGAGGTTTAG
- a CDS encoding Mov34/MPN/PAD-1 family protein, whose protein sequence is MLQLSYKHYEALRAHGEETYPNECCGVLLGKATEGGNDVREIVRAGNTRTDSAHNRYHIAPQELVKIQRQARTLGFDIVGFYHSHPDHPAQWSKTDFAEAHWLGCSYVITSVEQGKAVLTNSFFLKGSSEEDKSFEDESIEIEIAGTSQTGEVVEIQGETA, encoded by the coding sequence ATGCTGCAACTCAGCTACAAGCATTACGAAGCGCTGCGCGCCCACGGCGAAGAGACCTACCCGAACGAGTGCTGCGGCGTTCTGCTCGGCAAAGCAACCGAGGGCGGAAACGATGTGCGCGAGATCGTTCGCGCAGGCAATACCCGCACCGACTCCGCGCACAATCGCTACCACATTGCCCCACAGGAACTCGTCAAGATTCAGCGCCAGGCGCGCACTCTAGGGTTCGATATCGTCGGCTTCTATCACTCGCATCCGGATCATCCGGCGCAGTGGTCGAAGACGGATTTCGCCGAGGCCCACTGGCTCGGCTGTTCCTATGTCATTACCAGCGTCGAGCAAGGCAAGGCGGTTTTGACGAACTCGTTCTTTCTTAAAGGATCGAGCGAGGAAGACAAGAGCTTCGAAGATGAGAGCATAGAGATTGAGATCGCCGGGACGTCGCAGACCGGCGAGGTTGTTGAGATCCAGGGAGAGACGGCATGA
- a CDS encoding cystathionine gamma-lyase yields the protein MRDATRIIRSTLTPAVAGEPLHHGPVFAAPFHTPGDPTGVPYSYARSHNPTWTALEKSIAQMESAPGYRAKALIFASGMAAVTAVFGAVLRPGDVCVLPSNAYFAARVLLQKYFAEMGIVLRMAPTAGNAQAEHLEGAKLLWIETPSNPTMDICDIAALSEAAHRAGCLVAVDNTTATPLGQKPLALGADFSVASDTKSMTGHGDLLLGHIAVRDLELHAKIDSWRTLTGAAAGPMEAWLALRSIATLPLRLERSCENAQKIAEFLATRPEVTEVLYPGLPTHPGHAIAREQMTWFGPVMSFTLPTRKAAETFLNKSFLLTEATSFGGMSTTAERRARWGGDAIPEGLIRLSAGCEAIEDLLEDIAQALEAANQIEAE from the coding sequence ATGCGTGACGCCACCCGGATCATCCGCTCGACCCTCACCCCCGCGGTCGCCGGCGAGCCCCTTCACCACGGCCCCGTCTTCGCCGCTCCCTTCCACACCCCCGGCGACCCCACCGGTGTCCCCTACTCCTACGCCCGCTCCCACAACCCCACCTGGACTGCGCTCGAGAAATCCATCGCCCAGATGGAGTCCGCCCCCGGCTACCGCGCCAAGGCCCTCATCTTCGCCTCCGGCATGGCCGCCGTCACCGCCGTCTTCGGAGCCGTCCTCCGCCCCGGAGACGTCTGCGTCCTGCCCTCGAACGCCTACTTCGCCGCCCGCGTCCTCCTCCAGAAGTACTTCGCCGAGATGGGCATCGTCCTCCGCATGGCTCCCACCGCCGGAAACGCCCAGGCCGAACACCTTGAAGGCGCAAAGCTCCTCTGGATCGAAACCCCCAGCAATCCCACCATGGACATCTGCGACATCGCCGCCCTCTCAGAGGCCGCCCATCGCGCCGGCTGCCTCGTCGCCGTCGACAACACCACCGCCACCCCCCTCGGCCAGAAACCCCTCGCCCTCGGTGCCGACTTCTCCGTCGCCTCCGACACCAAATCCATGACCGGCCACGGCGACCTCCTTCTCGGCCACATCGCTGTCCGCGACCTCGAACTCCACGCCAAGATCGACTCCTGGCGCACCCTTACCGGAGCCGCCGCCGGACCCATGGAAGCATGGCTCGCCCTCCGCTCCATCGCCACCCTGCCTCTGCGCCTCGAACGAAGCTGCGAAAACGCCCAGAAGATCGCCGAGTTCCTCGCCACCCGCCCCGAGGTCACGGAAGTCCTCTACCCCGGCCTCCCCACCCATCCCGGCCACGCCATCGCCCGCGAGCAGATGACCTGGTTCGGCCCCGTCATGAGTTTCACCCTCCCCACCCGTAAAGCCGCCGAAACCTTCCTCAATAAATCCTTCCTCCTCACCGAAGCCACCAGCTTCGGAGGCATGTCCACCACCGCCGAACGCCGAGCCCGCTGGGGCGGAGACGCGATTCCCGAAGGCCTCATTCGCCTCAGCGCCGGATGCGAGGCGATTGAAGACCTCCTCGAAGACATCGCCCAGGCCCTCGAAGCCGCAAACCAGATCGAAGCCGAATGA
- the moeB gene encoding molybdopterin-synthase adenylyltransferase MoeB, producing the protein MPTAVEELKAELPKLTNEEISRYSRHLILPEVGYEGQQKLKAARVLCVGTGGLGAPLALYLAAAGVGTIGLVDFDTVDASNLQRQIIHSTATVGKLKVDSAEIMLHGLNPNLKVIKFNTMLTSANALEIMKDFDVIADGTDNFQTRYLVNDACVLLDKPNAYGSIFRFEGQASVFATKEGPCYRCLYPEPPPPGLVPSCAEGGVLGILPGLVGVIQATEVIKLILGIGETLVGRLLLVDALSMGFRTLKLRKNPDCPVCGTHPTVTELIDYDQFCGVPKPTEVGPLEIAQNQAVAELPVVDGIPQISVEGLKKKMDDKEDFFLLDVREPHEYPIANLGAPLIPVGEIEKRVGEIADQKHRPVFVHCRSGARSQKAAVALVKAGFTNVTNVSGGILAWADKIDPSMPKY; encoded by the coding sequence ATGCCAACAGCAGTAGAAGAACTGAAAGCCGAGCTCCCGAAGCTCACCAACGAAGAGATCTCCCGCTACTCGCGGCACCTTATCCTGCCCGAAGTGGGCTATGAGGGACAGCAGAAGCTCAAGGCCGCGCGCGTGCTATGCGTCGGCACCGGCGGCCTCGGCGCCCCGCTCGCCCTCTATCTCGCCGCCGCCGGAGTCGGAACCATCGGCCTCGTCGACTTCGACACCGTCGACGCCAGCAACCTGCAGCGGCAGATCATCCACTCGACCGCGACCGTGGGCAAGCTCAAGGTCGATTCGGCTGAGATTATGCTCCATGGCCTGAACCCCAACCTCAAGGTCATCAAGTTCAACACCATGCTCACCAGCGCCAACGCGCTCGAGATCATGAAGGACTTCGACGTGATCGCCGATGGGACCGACAACTTCCAGACGCGGTACCTGGTCAACGATGCCTGCGTCCTGCTCGACAAACCGAACGCCTATGGTTCGATCTTCCGCTTCGAAGGCCAGGCGAGCGTTTTTGCGACCAAGGAAGGTCCTTGCTATCGCTGCCTGTATCCTGAGCCGCCGCCGCCGGGTCTTGTGCCTTCCTGCGCGGAAGGTGGAGTCCTCGGCATCCTTCCAGGGCTCGTTGGCGTTATCCAGGCCACCGAGGTCATCAAGTTGATCCTTGGGATCGGCGAGACGTTGGTGGGCCGGCTGTTGCTCGTTGATGCGTTATCCATGGGATTCCGGACGCTCAAGCTGCGGAAGAACCCGGACTGCCCGGTCTGCGGCACGCATCCGACGGTCACCGAACTGATCGACTACGACCAGTTCTGCGGCGTCCCGAAGCCGACCGAGGTTGGTCCGCTTGAGATTGCCCAGAACCAGGCTGTGGCCGAACTTCCGGTGGTCGATGGCATTCCGCAGATCAGCGTTGAAGGGCTCAAGAAGAAGATGGACGACAAGGAAGACTTCTTTCTGCTCGACGTCCGTGAACCGCATGAGTATCCGATCGCGAATCTTGGAGCGCCGTTGATTCCGGTTGGCGAGATCGAAAAACGCGTTGGCGAAATCGCCGACCAGAAACATCGTCCGGTGTTCGTTCATTGCCGTTCGGGAGCGCGAAGCCAGAAGGCCGCGGTCGCGCTCGTGAAGGCTGGATTTACGAACGTCACCAATGTATCCGGTGGAATTCTGGCCTGGGCGGACAAGATCGATCCATCCATGCCCAAGTACTAA
- the rsmD gene encoding 16S rRNA (guanine(966)-N(2))-methyltransferase RsmD, giving the protein MRVIGGLHRSRQLVSPKGTATRPTSDRLRETLFNILQPRLEGCRFVDLYAGTGAVGIEAISRGATHVWFAENSVAALGSIRTNLATLKITQGFTLEDRGTGAMLQRLAKLPGTIDIVFLDPPYEAEQEYLGTLNFFGSAKGRVILAAGAVIVAEHASRTKMPGRFGALELVDTRKQGDAALSLYEIPLVDSSIRGSV; this is encoded by the coding sequence ATGCGCGTTATCGGCGGTCTTCACCGCTCACGGCAACTCGTTTCTCCCAAGGGCACAGCTACGCGACCGACCAGCGACCGGCTTCGGGAGACGCTGTTCAACATCCTTCAGCCTAGGCTGGAAGGTTGCCGTTTTGTCGATCTCTACGCGGGGACTGGCGCGGTTGGGATCGAGGCCATCAGCCGGGGGGCGACGCATGTCTGGTTCGCGGAGAACTCTGTCGCGGCTCTTGGTTCGATTCGTACGAATCTTGCGACGTTGAAGATTACCCAGGGATTCACGCTTGAGGATCGCGGGACGGGAGCGATGCTGCAGCGGCTCGCGAAGCTTCCGGGAACGATCGATATCGTGTTTCTCGATCCTCCGTACGAGGCGGAACAAGAGTATCTCGGGACGCTCAACTTCTTCGGCAGCGCGAAGGGTCGAGTGATCCTGGCTGCTGGCGCCGTTATCGTCGCGGAGCATGCGAGCCGGACGAAGATGCCTGGACGCTTCGGAGCGCTGGAGCTCGTCGACACGCGGAAGCAGGGGGACGCCGCGCTTAGTCTTTACGAGATTCCTCTCGTGGATTCAAGCATTCGCGGTTCGGTGTGA
- a CDS encoding GNAT family N-acetyltransferase codes for MAVKTELEILDVRHFSGRQLRPLLEHEARVWQNRLRWNYDEATELLLQYLDSRVLPGFVALDRGKICGFTFCVYEGYKAVVGDAYALDNSVMPAMETTHELLRQLLSVLEHSPDIDRIESQLLLYDTGSINEPFRAANFQIHRRLFMEVDLVPLRGIPPGAIAKPQLPNFLELRNWVPGDYQPAAELIHAAYVGHIDATINDQYRSLHGSQRFLHNIVRFPGCGVFDARSSWILRDLRDGSIIALLLSSRVRQDTAHITQLCVRKDWRGRKFGNLLIRHTMLELAQRGCAAITLTVTEANQGAVDLYRACGFQTRHAFDAHVHSSSRLRDSLSANTFEEPPSHVLRR; via the coding sequence AGAATCGCCTTCGATGGAACTACGACGAAGCTACCGAACTCCTCCTCCAGTATCTCGATTCGCGCGTCCTTCCCGGCTTCGTCGCCCTTGATCGCGGCAAGATCTGCGGCTTCACCTTCTGCGTCTACGAGGGATACAAGGCGGTCGTCGGCGATGCCTACGCCCTCGATAACTCCGTCATGCCCGCCATGGAAACGACGCACGAACTCCTGCGCCAACTCCTTTCAGTCCTGGAGCACTCCCCGGATATCGATCGCATCGAGTCCCAGCTTCTGCTCTATGACACCGGTAGTATCAACGAGCCTTTTCGCGCCGCCAACTTCCAGATCCACCGCCGTCTCTTCATGGAGGTCGATCTCGTTCCTCTGCGCGGCATTCCTCCGGGCGCGATCGCGAAGCCGCAACTCCCGAACTTTCTCGAGCTCCGCAATTGGGTTCCCGGCGACTACCAGCCTGCCGCCGAACTCATCCATGCCGCGTATGTCGGGCACATCGACGCCACCATCAACGATCAGTACCGCTCCCTTCACGGCTCCCAGCGCTTCCTCCACAACATCGTTCGTTTTCCGGGATGCGGCGTATTCGACGCCAGGTCCTCGTGGATCCTTCGCGACCTCCGCGACGGCTCCATCATCGCCCTCCTCCTGAGCTCGCGCGTTCGCCAGGACACGGCGCACATCACCCAGCTCTGCGTGCGCAAGGACTGGCGCGGTCGCAAGTTCGGCAACCTCCTCATCCGTCACACTATGCTCGAACTGGCGCAGCGCGGATGCGCCGCCATCACCCTCACCGTGACAGAAGCCAACCAGGGCGCCGTCGATCTCTACCGCGCCTGCGGCTTCCAGACCCGCCACGCTTTCGACGCCCACGTCCACAGCTCTTCGCGCCTGCGCGACAGCCTCTCAGCAAACACCTTCGAAGAACCGCCGTCCCACGTCCTTCGCCGCTAA
- a CDS encoding CBS domain-containing protein, which yields MRGWSFPIGRVLGVEIRIHSFFLILLGFSISFGIYTSGNGGRGFLLWFILVAAVLVREAARGLAAACYGLELRSLLLLPTGGLPTYASTSTYEKSPEDALLKRMTFVGPAANLVFGGILAAVVTAVSPEINLFSRPLVTPASLMKALVWANLLLGLVNLLPASPLDGGRLVPAGFNKPGTNGLLSFGQMIAVGLVLIGVLSGGAWFVMIGFFIMFGSHLENQGSLLQTSVDMVKMRDVMLTDYSTLSASDTLEDALERAIHTLQDVFPVVRGGTIVGAVSRQSILEALQAGGNSYVQGVMARTFEIAHPEDALVKTLRRIAGTGGTQFVPVLEGERVVGIVTPHHLSQSIRLRSQLPRRGRERDDR from the coding sequence ATGCGCGGGTGGTCTTTTCCAATCGGTCGAGTTCTTGGTGTTGAGATTCGGATCCACTCGTTCTTCCTCATCCTGCTCGGATTCTCCATCAGCTTCGGGATCTACACCTCCGGCAACGGCGGCCGAGGCTTTCTCCTCTGGTTCATCCTCGTGGCAGCCGTCCTCGTCCGCGAAGCTGCAAGAGGTCTCGCCGCAGCCTGCTACGGCCTAGAACTGCGCAGCCTCCTGCTCCTTCCAACCGGCGGTTTGCCGACCTACGCATCGACGAGCACCTACGAAAAGTCTCCCGAAGACGCGCTCCTGAAGCGAATGACCTTCGTCGGTCCCGCCGCGAACCTCGTCTTTGGAGGAATCCTCGCAGCCGTCGTCACAGCCGTCTCGCCCGAGATCAACCTCTTCTCGCGCCCGCTGGTCACGCCTGCGAGCCTGATGAAGGCCCTCGTCTGGGCGAACCTTCTCCTCGGCCTCGTGAACCTGCTTCCCGCATCCCCGCTCGACGGTGGACGTCTCGTCCCTGCAGGCTTCAACAAGCCAGGAACCAACGGACTCCTCAGCTTCGGCCAGATGATCGCCGTTGGCCTCGTGCTCATCGGAGTCCTTTCTGGCGGCGCCTGGTTCGTCATGATCGGCTTCTTCATCATGTTCGGCTCGCACCTGGAGAATCAGGGATCGCTCCTCCAGACCAGCGTCGACATGGTCAAGATGCGCGACGTCATGCTGACCGACTATTCCACCCTCTCCGCATCAGACACCCTCGAAGACGCTCTCGAGCGCGCGATCCACACTCTGCAGGACGTCTTTCCCGTCGTCCGCGGAGGCACCATCGTCGGAGCCGTCTCCCGCCAGAGCATCCTCGAAGCCCTCCAGGCAGGCGGAAACAGCTATGTACAAGGCGTCATGGCACGCACCTTCGAAATCGCCCATCCCGAAGACGCCCTGGTCAAGACGCTTCGCCGCATCGCCGGAACGGGCGGAACGCAGTTCGTCCCTGTCCTCGAGGGCGAGCGCGTCGTCGGCATCGTGACGCCGCACCATCTCTCCCAGTCCATCCGGCTGCGGAGCCAGCTTCCCAGGCGCGGGCGGGAACGCGATGACCGCTGA
- the rsmI gene encoding 16S rRNA (cytidine(1402)-2'-O)-methyltransferase has product MTADVPEPFDDDLALAQRGKDRPLAPGLYLVATPIGNLEDITLRALRVLRSVDRIACEDTRQTQKLLHFFGIQTPMVSYHMHNEFARSEELAAELRAGARIAVVSDAGTPGIADPGGHLAAAAIAAGVPVFPVPGANAAISALIASGLSTERFTFHGFLPAKQGQRRSALEALERSGTTHIFYEAPHRILDTLTDVSAVFGDAQPIALARELTKLHEEFLRGPVKEVSSTLAARSLVRGEIVLLLAPVQETEAAEAASIASEVAVLQKAENLSEMDALKRVAKARGIGKSEAYRELQREQRRIR; this is encoded by the coding sequence ATGACCGCTGACGTCCCAGAACCATTCGACGACGATCTAGCCCTGGCACAGCGCGGCAAAGACCGTCCACTCGCGCCGGGCCTCTACCTCGTCGCGACACCAATCGGCAACCTCGAAGACATCACGCTGCGCGCACTCCGAGTCCTGCGTTCCGTTGATCGGATCGCCTGCGAGGACACGCGCCAGACCCAGAAACTGCTCCACTTCTTCGGCATCCAGACCCCGATGGTCAGCTACCACATGCACAACGAGTTCGCCCGCTCCGAGGAGCTTGCCGCCGAACTCCGTGCCGGAGCCCGCATCGCCGTCGTGAGCGACGCCGGGACCCCAGGCATCGCCGATCCTGGAGGACATCTCGCCGCCGCAGCCATCGCCGCCGGAGTCCCCGTCTTCCCTGTTCCCGGAGCCAACGCAGCAATCAGCGCGCTGATAGCCAGTGGCCTCTCCACCGAGCGCTTCACCTTCCACGGATTCCTGCCTGCCAAGCAGGGGCAGCGCAGATCAGCCCTGGAAGCCCTGGAGCGGAGCGGAACGACCCACATCTTCTACGAGGCTCCGCACCGCATCCTCGACACCCTCACCGACGTCTCCGCCGTATTCGGCGACGCGCAGCCGATCGCGCTCGCCCGCGAGCTCACCAAGCTGCATGAGGAGTTCCTGCGTGGGCCCGTGAAAGAGGTGAGTTCCACGCTGGCTGCCCGCTCGCTGGTTCGAGGCGAGATCGTCCTCCTGCTCGCGCCTGTCCAGGAGACCGAAGCCGCCGAAGCGGCAAGCATCGCATCCGAAGTTGCCGTGTTACAGAAAGCCGAAAACCTGAGCGAGATGGACGCTCTGAAGCGTGTCGCCAAGGCGCGCGGAATCGGCAAGAGCGAGGCTTACCGCGAACTGCAGCGCGAGCAGCGCCGAATTCGCTGA
- a CDS encoding PLP-dependent cysteine synthase family protein encodes MITTVKSLGTNILDRIGNTPLVRLDRLAAHLDGIQILGKAEWANPGGSVKDRAASAIVADAQARGFLKNGHGLLDATSGNTGIAYAMLGAAMGFPVTLCMPSNVSPERKRILSAYGAEIVWTNPADGSDGAIREARARAAAEPDKYFYADQYSNEANWKAHYRTTANEIWEQTEGQVTHFVAGLGTSGTFMGTTRRLKELNPAIQCISMQPDSPFNGLEGLKHMATAIVPKIYDSHLADENIEMPTENAYQMAKSLARHQGLLVGISAAGAVAASLALGEREAKAGREAVIVTILCDSAEKYLSERFWEEG; translated from the coding sequence ATGATCACCACAGTGAAATCTCTCGGCACGAACATTCTCGATCGCATCGGGAACACCCCTCTGGTGCGTCTCGACCGGCTGGCCGCTCACCTCGACGGCATCCAGATCCTTGGCAAGGCTGAGTGGGCGAACCCCGGTGGCTCGGTCAAGGATCGGGCCGCTTCGGCCATCGTCGCCGACGCGCAGGCTCGCGGATTCCTCAAGAATGGGCATGGCCTGCTCGACGCGACCAGCGGAAATACCGGCATTGCCTACGCCATGCTTGGCGCGGCGATGGGCTTTCCGGTAACGCTCTGCATGCCCTCGAATGTCTCGCCCGAACGGAAGCGGATTCTCTCCGCCTATGGCGCGGAAATCGTCTGGACGAATCCGGCTGACGGATCTGACGGAGCCATTCGCGAGGCTCGCGCTCGTGCGGCAGCGGAACCGGACAAGTACTTCTATGCGGATCAGTATTCAAATGAGGCCAACTGGAAGGCGCATTACCGCACAACCGCAAACGAGATATGGGAGCAGACCGAAGGACAGGTGACGCATTTCGTCGCCGGTCTCGGGACGAGCGGGACGTTCATGGGAACGACGCGGCGGCTGAAAGAGCTCAATCCGGCGATCCAGTGCATCTCGATGCAGCCTGACTCGCCGTTCAACGGGCTTGAAGGTTTGAAGCACATGGCGACTGCAATCGTGCCGAAGATCTACGACTCGCATCTCGCGGACGAGAACATCGAGATGCCGACCGAGAACGCTTATCAGATGGCCAAGTCCCTCGCTCGGCATCAGGGACTTCTAGTCGGAATCTCCGCTGCTGGTGCGGTTGCGGCTTCGCTTGCTCTTGGTGAGCGCGAGGCGAAGGCTGGACGTGAAGCGGTGATTGTGACCATCCTGTGCGACTCGGCCGAGAAGTACCTCAGCGAACGTTTCTGGGAGGAAGGCTGA